Part of the Nitrosopumilus sp. genome, CATCGTTTTCTCCAAGTATGACTTCTATTTTGAGCATTTAGTAATTGTAGTATAATTTACACAAATATAATTTCTGATTTTGATAACTATTTGATTATCAATTGATAATCAAATTTAGACATTGTTATTAATTTAAAATTAAATTTTTTATCATGGTTCTGGATTCTGGAGATACAGCATGGATGCTTGTCGCAGGTAGTCTTGTGCTATTAATGATCCCCGCATTAGGTCTCTTTGAATCTGGACTTTTGAGAAAGAAAAATGCAGCATCTATTTTCATGCAAATTTTCTTTGGTTTGGCACTTTTGAGTGTGATGTGGTTTGTATTTGGATTTAGTATTTCGTTTGGTCCATCGACACAAGGTTTAGTTGGAAATATGGATTGGGTATTCCTGAAAGGAGTTCCGTCAGATGCTCCACTTGAACAATATGCACCAACAATTCCTGGTGTATTATTTGTGAAATTCCAATTAATGTTTGCAGCAATTACTCCGTTATTACTTACTGGAACAATTGCTGAAAGAATGAAGTTTAGCTCATTTATCATATTCATAGCAGCATGGTCAATGCTAATCTATTATCCTCTAGTTCACTGGGTTTGGGGTGGAGGTTGGTTAGCACAACTCGGTGTTGTTGATTTTGCTGGTGGTATTGTAATTCACACAAGTGTTGGTATGGCAGCTTTAGCTGCCGCTCTAGTACTTGGTAAGAGAAGAAATTACGGTCCTGCAATAATGATTCCTCATAGTATTCCTCTTGCAGTTCTTGGTTCATCCTTGTTATGGCTAGGATGGTTTGGATTTAACGCAGGAAGTGCTCTTTCTGCATCAGGTGGTGTTGCTGGTAATACAGTAATTGTAACTCACATGGCTTCATCAGTTTCTGCTTTAATTTGGGCTGGTCTTTCATGGATTAGAACTGGAAAACCATCAGTTGTAGCTACAATTAATGGTGCTATTGCAGGTCTAGCTGGAATCACTCCTGCATCTGGATTTGTAAGCGCTGAACATGCTTTTGTTATAGGAATAGCAATTGGTGTAATATCATATTCCGGCGTAGTACTATTCAAAGAAAAATTACACATTGATGATGCACTTGATGTAAGCTCTGTTCACGGAGTTGCTGGTATTGTTGGTGCACTTGCTATAGGAATTTTTGCAAGTACCGCAATTAATCCTGGAGGAGTAGATGGTTTACTTTTCGGAAATCCTGATCAACTTTGGATACAAGCTGTAGGGGTTGGTGTTGCAGCTGCAATGGGCTTTGGTGGAACATGGATTCTTATGCAAGTTATTAAACATCTTA contains:
- a CDS encoding ammonium transporter, producing MVLDSGDTAWMLVAGSLVLLMIPALGLFESGLLRKKNAASIFMQIFFGLALLSVMWFVFGFSISFGPSTQGLVGNMDWVFLKGVPSDAPLEQYAPTIPGVLFVKFQLMFAAITPLLLTGTIAERMKFSSFIIFIAAWSMLIYYPLVHWVWGGGWLAQLGVVDFAGGIVIHTSVGMAALAAALVLGKRRNYGPAIMIPHSIPLAVLGSSLLWLGWFGFNAGSALSASGGVAGNTVIVTHMASSVSALIWAGLSWIRTGKPSVVATINGAIAGLAGITPASGFVSAEHAFVIGIAIGVISYSGVVLFKEKLHIDDALDVSSVHGVAGIVGALAIGIFASTAINPGGVDGLLFGNPDQLWIQAVGVGVAAAMGFGGTWILMQVIKHLIGIRVSPEVEDIGLDISEHAESAYSDEEEFMLSMDEYTEDLQEKDEILFKKKKSDSAKK